From the Candidatus Peribacteraceae bacterium genome, one window contains:
- the tnpB gene encoding IS66 family insertion sequence element accessory protein TnpB (TnpB, as the term is used for proteins encoded by IS66 family insertion elements, is considered an accessory protein, since TnpC, encoded by a neighboring gene, is a DDE family transposase.), with protein sequence MLSFSGSLRVFVAVEPCDMRKGYEGLSALAGEVLREDVRSGALFVFGNRRRTRLKILYFDGSGMWVMGKRLEAGTFSWPKVSETGSTKVQLRAEALAMLTDGLDLRGVKMRPWYERA encoded by the coding sequence ATGCTGAGTTTTTCCGGGAGTTTGCGGGTATTCGTGGCGGTGGAGCCCTGCGACATGCGCAAGGGGTATGAGGGGTTGTCGGCATTGGCCGGAGAGGTTTTGCGCGAGGACGTGCGCAGCGGGGCGCTCTTCGTGTTCGGCAACCGGCGGCGGACGCGCTTGAAGATCCTGTATTTTGACGGCAGCGGGATGTGGGTGATGGGGAAGCGGCTGGAAGCGGGGACGTTCTCCTGGCCGAAAGTGTCGGAGACGGGATCCACCAAAGTGCAACTCCGAGCGGAAGCCCTCGCGATGCTCACGGACGGGCTGGATCTTCGCGGGGTGAAAATGCGGCCGTGGTATGAGCGGGCGTGA
- a CDS encoding IS66 family transposase — translation MAETTMKELLAKLAESVEENAALRKENALLRQKVDMLSRMIYGTSSEAFNPNQPDLFGVVPGSGEDLGKGCASFKEETSHEKKERKERAPRVPDNLPVEEIVIEPLEVQAEPEAYKCIGEEVSEQLDYSPGAFRRVRTVRRKYVRKAVVDPKPVIAPLPPKLQDGCIAAPGLLASIIVGRYVDHLPFYRQEQIFKTRHEVMIPRQNMVRWSDMVSDRLEPIYNILKDRVLSGDYIQMDETPIRYLDPGSGKTQIGYMWVTLRPGGDAIFQWKPSRAAQCVKDILPKDFKGILQTDAYAAYGSFAKERPDVVMAGCMTHVRRRFYQSFEQKPGVVTFLLNQFASLYRVESSLRKRKAGPALREADRASVSRPILARLERALKILQPKFFPQSNLGKAISYALTIWSSLGVYLEAGRVEIDNNLIENAIRPTAVGKKNWLFIGAAGAGKKSAILYTIVESCRRQGIDPHAYLHDVLTRLPRYTNQNISELTPENWAKARSASQRQYAAAA, via the coding sequence ATGGCCGAGACCACCATGAAAGAGCTTCTTGCGAAGCTTGCCGAGAGCGTCGAAGAGAACGCGGCTCTGCGCAAAGAGAATGCGTTGCTGCGGCAGAAGGTGGACATGCTCTCCCGGATGATTTACGGGACGAGCAGTGAAGCCTTCAATCCGAACCAACCCGATCTCTTCGGGGTGGTGCCCGGTTCGGGCGAAGATCTGGGAAAAGGCTGCGCCTCCTTCAAGGAGGAGACTTCCCACGAAAAGAAGGAGCGCAAGGAACGCGCCCCCCGCGTCCCGGACAACCTCCCGGTTGAGGAAATTGTCATCGAGCCATTGGAGGTGCAGGCCGAACCGGAGGCATACAAGTGCATCGGGGAGGAGGTCAGCGAGCAACTCGACTACTCGCCCGGGGCGTTCCGCCGGGTGCGCACGGTGCGTCGGAAGTATGTGCGCAAGGCCGTCGTGGACCCCAAGCCGGTGATCGCCCCGCTGCCACCCAAGCTTCAGGACGGCTGCATCGCCGCTCCCGGACTGCTGGCCAGCATCATTGTGGGCCGCTATGTGGATCATCTGCCCTTTTACCGGCAGGAGCAGATCTTCAAAACCCGCCATGAGGTGATGATCCCGCGCCAGAATATGGTGCGTTGGAGCGATATGGTCTCCGACCGCCTGGAGCCGATTTACAATATTTTGAAAGATCGCGTGCTCTCGGGCGATTACATCCAGATGGACGAAACTCCCATTCGTTATCTGGATCCCGGTTCCGGGAAAACCCAGATCGGCTATATGTGGGTGACCTTGCGGCCCGGCGGGGACGCCATCTTCCAGTGGAAGCCCAGTCGCGCGGCCCAGTGCGTGAAGGATATCCTGCCGAAGGACTTCAAGGGCATCTTACAAACTGACGCCTATGCGGCTTACGGAAGCTTTGCCAAGGAACGTCCGGATGTGGTCATGGCTGGATGTATGACCCATGTGCGGCGCAGGTTTTACCAGTCCTTCGAGCAGAAGCCCGGAGTGGTGACCTTCCTTCTCAATCAGTTCGCCTCGCTCTATCGTGTGGAATCCTCTCTTCGAAAGCGAAAAGCCGGACCCGCCCTGCGGGAGGCCGATCGCGCCTCGGTGTCCCGCCCGATCCTCGCGCGCCTGGAGCGAGCTCTCAAAATCTTGCAGCCCAAGTTCTTTCCCCAGAGCAATCTGGGCAAGGCCATCAGCTACGCGCTGACCATTTGGTCCTCGCTGGGAGTGTACCTCGAAGCCGGACGCGTGGAAATCGACAACAACCTGATTGAAAATGCCATTCGTCCAACGGCAGTGGGAAAAAAGAATTGGCTCTTCATCGGGGCAGCCGGGGCGGGAAAGAAAAGCGCCATCCTCTACACCATCGTGGAATCCTGCCGCCGCCAGGGTATCGACCCCCATGCCTACCTCCATGACGTGCTGACCCGCTTGCCCCGCTACACCAACCAGAACATCTCCGAGCTCACCCCGGAAAACTGGGCCAAGGCTCGCTCCGCTTCCCAACGCCAATACGCCGCAGCGGCGTAA